In the genome of Bradyrhizobium sp. CB3481, the window CGAGACCGAGCGCTGGCTGGCCCCGGTGCTGAACTACATTCCCTCGCAGGAGCAGGCGATGCCGGCTCCGGTGGCGGCGGAGATCGTGCCCGCCAACGACGTCACCTCACACCCGCCCGGCTGCACCTGCGCCGTGCACCTGGCTTGGCGCAAGAAGGCGGTGGGGGCGGGCTGATCGCTTATCCTCCCCTGGAGGGGGAGGATCGGTTCGCATGAAATGCGAACCGAGGTGGGGTGACGGTCTCTCTCCATCCAACAGTGCCTGTGTCGAGAGATCACCCCACCCCGCCGCTCATTGCATGAGCGTCGCCACTCCTCCCTCGTCATCACCGGGCTTGACCCGGTGATCCATCTTCACAAGACTCGTGGCGAGGGGATGGATGCCCGGGTCAAGCCCGGGCATGACACAGTGCCCGAGGCTCTTCCCATGAAATTCTTCTCGTTCTGGCGATCGCTGGCGAGCTTTCGCGTACGCATCGCCCTCAATCTGAAAAACGTGCCGGCCGAAGTCATCTTCGTCGACATCGACGCCAACGCCCATCGGGATCCCGAATACAGGAAGATCAATCCGCAGATGGCGCTGCCGGCACTGGTGGAGGATGACGGCACCACGCTGTTCCAGTCGCTCGCGATCCTCGAATATCTCGACGAGAAATATCCCTCCCCGCCTTTGCTGCCGACTGACCTGAACGGCCGCGCCCGCGTCCGCGCGCTGGCGCTGATGGTTGCCTGCGAGGGCCATCCGCTACTCACGCCGCGGGTGCGGCGCTATCTCGATCACGAGCTGAACCTGCGCGACACCCAGCAGGCGGCCTGGCGGCGGCACTGGACCGTGGAAACGCTCACCGGGCTGGAAGGGCATCTCGCCGACAACAAGGCCACCGGCCGCTTCTGCCATGGCGATGCGCCGACGCTCGCCGACATCTGCGTGGTCGGCCACGTCACCGTCGCGATCACACAGCAGATCGATTTGAAGATCTACCCGACGGTGAAGCGCATCTTCGAGACCGCGATGGCACTGCCGGAATTTGCAAACGCGCATCCGCTGGCGCAGCCGGATACGCCAGAGGCGATGCGGGCCAAGGCCTGAAAGCGGGCCTGGCCGTTCGGCGGCGCGGCTTTCCGACGCGCCTCACCCGGTCCAACAAAAATCGCGAAAACAACCCCATGCACAGTAGGCTTGGGCCTGGCGCTGGGCGCGGCCGGACACTGTCCGGCCCTGACTATCCCTTCGGCGGCGCCAGCGGCTGGACGATTCCCTGGAACGGCGGCAGCGCTTCGCAGCGTTCGGAATGTGCCTTCAGCGCCGGATAGCGCGCGTCGAACAGCGGCGGGTGCGCCTCGCCGACGAAGCGCAGCACGCAGGCGACCGCGATGTCGGCGTGGCCGATTCTGTCACCCGACCAGTACGGTGCCTTCACCGCGGCGCGCTCCTTCTCCAACACCTCGAGCACGCCTGAGATCTGCGTCTTGCAGCGCTCGACCCAGAGCTCGAGTTGCTTGTCCTTGCGCAGCACGCGCTCGTAGAGCAGGCTGACGCCCTTGTCGCCGAGCCCCATCGCCAGCGCGCAAATCCGTTGATGCTTCCAGCGCGCCTCGCCGCTCTTCGCGATCATCGCCTTGCCCTCGCCGACGCGGTCGTCGAGATAATCCAGGATCATCGCGCTCTCGATCAGCGCCTCGCCGCTATCCAGCACCAACGTCGGCACCCGCCGCAGCGGATTATAGGCCGCGATCTTGTCGGCATCGCCAAAGGTCGACCACGGCTTGTGCTCGAATTCGATGCCGTAAAGCCGCATCGCGATGGCAACACGGCGGACAAAGGGAGAGTCGAATTGGCCGATCAGGATCATGTTCGTATTGCTCTCTGCCTGTCATGGCCGGGCTTGAACCGGCCATCCATCTTTCTTCGAGAGACTCTTCCGAAGATTGATGGATGCCCGGGCCTTCGCCGCGTCGAAGGGGCTTCGGCCCCGCAGGCGGGTCAAGCCCGGGCATGACGAGGTTGTTGTGGGTTGCGCTGCACGCCATCCTAAGTACGTTAGATAGCAATGCAACACGCCAGGTACGTCCCGATGCGCACCCTACCCATGCTCTCTGCGCTGTTCTTGCTGACAGTGGCCGCCACCGCAAACGCCCAAACCACCCCCGCCGGCTTCCAGTCGCCATCGAAAAACATCGCCTGCCAGTATTTCGACTACGACAAGCAGAACATACTCCGCTGCGACATCAGCACGATGGATACCAAGCCGCGCCGCCCCGCCGATTGCGAGCTCGACTATGGTGGCGCTTTCGAGATGAACGCCAAGGGCGCGGCCGCGCGCATCTGCCACGGCGACACCGTGATGGATAAATCGCTGCCAGTCCTCGGCTATGGCGAGGTGTGGCAGCGCGGGGGATTTACGTGCAAATCCGAGCAGGCGGGTGTGACGTGCTTCAATACGGAGCGGCGCGGGTTTTCGCTGGCGAAGGCGAAGCAGGAGGTGTTTTGAAGAGAGACGCTCGAAGGCGCGCCAAATACAATCGTCGTACTCCGCGAAAGCGGAGTATCCAGTACGCCGCGGCGGCTCGGCTCTAGCCCAACTGCTCTGGAATACTGGATCCCCGCCTTCGCGGGGATGACAGCGGTCGATGAGGACGCGTTGGCGCCTTACTCAATCACCGGCACATGTTTCGCCACATCCCGCGCCACGGTGCCGTCCAGCCGCGGATCATCCGTCACTTCGACCTGCCGCCGGAACGGGCGAAAGCCGGAGCGCTGATAGAACGCCAGCGCCGCGGGGTGGTCGAAGGTGCAGGTGTGCAGCCAGAGTCGATCGATCGGCCGCGACCAGGCGATATCAAGCGCGCGGTCCATCAGCCAGCGGCCGGCGCCGCTGCCGACCAGTTTTGCCGTGACGCCGAACATGACGATCTCGCACTGGCCGGGCTCGCGGAAATCGAGTTCAAGCAGGCCTTCGTCGCCGCCGTCATCGACCAGCGCATAGACTTCGAGCTGCGGCGAATGCAGATGAGCCGCAAGCTCGGCATCGCTCATCCTGATCCGGGAAATCCACAGCCATTCCTCGCCGATGCGGCGATAGAGATCGCGAAACCAGTCGAGCGGCGGCGTCTCGACCCGGCGCAGCGACCAGGCGCCGGCGGGATCAGGGCGCGGCGTCGGACGCGCCGTCATCTCCAGATGCGTAACGATGGCGGCGACCTTGCCGGCGGGGATGTCGAAATAGCCGTCGGGAAGGATCATTGTGCAATCTTTCTCAACGTCATGCCCGGGCTTGTCCCGGGCATCCACGTCTTGCTTTGCTTGCGTGGCCAAGCGTGGATGGCCGGGTCACGCCCGGCCATGACGGCGGAGTGAGGGCTACTCCCCCTCGTCGCTCGCCAGCACGCCCTTCACCGCCCTCGCCCAGCCCGCCAGCTTGCGCTCGCGCGTGGCCTTGCTCATGTTCGGCTTGAAGCGATGTTCGAGCCGCCAGTTGTCGGCGAACCTTGCCGGCTCCGGATAGACGCCAGCGAACAGGCCCGCGAGATAGGCCGCGCCCAGCGCCGTGGTCTCCTGGATCATCGGGCGATCGACGGGGGCGTCGAGCAGGTCGGCGAGGCGTTGCATGGTCCAGTCGGAGGCGGTCATGCCGCCGTCGACGCGGAGCACGATGTTGGCGGCGGTGGCGTCCGGCCAGTCGGCGCGCATTGCGGCCCAGAGGTCGAAGGTCTGGTAGCAAACGCTTTCCAGCGCGGCATGCGCGAGCTCGGCGGGGCCGGTGTTGCGGGTCAGCCCGAACAGCGCGCCTCGCACGCGTGGATTCCAGTAGGGCGCGCCCATGCCGACGAAGGAAGGCACCAGATAGACGCTCTGCATGGAATCGGATTTGTCAGCGAGCGGGCCGGTCTCGGAGGCCTGCTTAATGATGCCGAGGCCGTCGCGCAGCCATTGCACGGCGGAACCTGCGACGAAGATCGAACCTTCCAGCGCGTAGGTGCGCTTGCCGCCCAGTTGATAGGCGATGGTGGTGAGCAGCTTGTTCTTCGAGGCCACCGGCGTCGTGCCGGTGTTGAGCAGCGCGAAGCAGCCGGTGCCGTAAGTCGATTTGATCATGCCGGGCGTAAAGCAGGCCTGGCCGATGGTCGCGGCCTGCTGATCGCCGGCAATGCCCGCGATCGGAATCGAGCCGCCGAGCAGGTCGGCGTCGCTGTCGCCGAATTTGGCCGAAGAATCCTTCACCTCCGGCAGCATCGAGCGCGGCACGCGCAGAAGCTTTAATAGATCGTCATCCCACTCGCCGGTATGGATGTTGAACAGCAGCGTGCGCGACGCATTGGTGGCGTCGGTCGCGTGCACCTTGCCGCCGGTCAGCCGCCACAGCAGGTAGCAATCGACGGTGCCGAACATCAGTTCGCCGCGGCCGGCCCGTTCGCGCGCGCCCGGCACATGGTCGAGAATCCAGGCGACTTTTGTTCCCGAGAAATAGGGATCGATGATCAGGCCGGTCTTGGCCGAAATCGCGGGCTCGTGCCCCTCGGCTTTCAGCTTGGCGCAGATGTCGGCGGTGCGGCGGTCCTGCCAGACGATGGCGCGATGCACCGCCTGCCCGGTGGCGCGGTCCCAGACGACCGTGGTCTCGCGCTGGTTGGTGATGCCGATCGCAGCGATGTCCTTGGCGTTCAGGCCGGCTTTCTCCAGCGCTTGGCGGCAGACCGTCATGGTCGAGGTCCAGATGTCCTCAGGCTCGTGCTCGACCCAGCCGGAAGCCGGAAAATGCTGCGGGAATTCCTGCTGCGCGGTGGCGGCGATGGAAATATCTGATCGGAACACCATGGCGCGCGAGGACGTGGTGCCCTGATCGATGGCCAGCACAAAGGACATGACGTTGCTTCCCCGGGAGGATTGTCGGTTAGGAAGAGAGGCAATCCGATTGGGAGGCGAAGGTCAATATCTTGCTGTCGTCCCGGCCAAGCGAAGCGTGAGCCGGGACCCATACGCCGCGGCCTCTCTATTTTGCGCTGGAGTTAGATGGTCCTCACCAACTAACGACGGTGGTTATGGGTCCCGGCTCAAGGCCGGGACGACGCGTGGATAGGCCGCGGCGCGAAAGCTACGTCGCCGCGGTCGTCACGCCGCCGTCGACCACGATGGTCTGGCCGGTCATGAAGGTGGAGGCATCGGAGGAGAGATAGGCCACGGCGCCGGCGATCTCGTCGGGCTCGCCGATGCGGCGCAGCGGTGTGCTTGCGGTGCGGCGCTTGAGGTTTTCTGGATCTTCCCACAGCGCGCGGGCGAAATCGGTTTTGACGAGGCCCGGCGCGACGCAATTGACGCGCACGCCCTTCGGGCCCCATTCGCCGGCGAGGCTGCGGCACAGCGCGAAATCCGCCGCCTTGGAGATGCCGTAGGCGCCGATCACGGTCGAGCCGCGCAGGCCGCCGATCGAGGAGATGATCACCACCGAGCCGTTGCCGCGCTCGGCCATCTGCGGGATCGCCAGCGCGCAGAGCCAGATGTTGCTCTTGACGTTACTGCTCATGATCTTGTCGAAGGCCTCGTCCTTGATGTCGAGCAGCGGGCCGTAATACGGGTTCACCGCAGCGTTGCAGACGAGGATGTCGACCTTGCCGTAATGTTTTGTCGTGCCCGAAATCAGCGCCTCGACTTCCTCGCGGCGCGAGATGTTGCAGGCAATGACATGGGCGTTGCCGCCGGATCTCTTGATGCCTTCAGCCACCTCGTGGCAGGCGTCGGCCTTGCGGCTGGAGATCACGACTTTTGCGCCGAGTTTTGCGAGCAACTCTGCCGAAGAGCGGCCGATGCCGCGGCTGGAGCCGGTGATGACGGCGACTCTTCCGGTGAGATCGAACGGGGTGTTTTTCATTGTTAGTTTCTCCGCGTGCTCCGCACACCACTGTCGTCGCCCGGCCTTGTGCGCAATTGCGCACTGGGACCGGGCGACCCAGTACGCCGCGGCAGAAGTGATGATGGCGAATTCTCTGGAATACTGGATCCCCCGCTTTCGCGGGGGATGACAGCTTGAGTGCGGTCTTACACCAGCCCGCCCGCGTCGGTGACGCGGCGGAGGTGGTAATCCGTGTCGCCAAACGTATTTTCGATCATGGTCAGCCGCTTGAAGTAGTGGCCGATCTTGGCTTCCTGGGTCATACCGATGCCGCCGTGAAGCTGGATCGACTGCTGGCCGATGAACTTGCCGGACTTGCCGATCTGCACTTTGGCGGCGGCGACGGCGGTGGCGCGCTCCTTGGCGCTGTCGAAATCGGCGGCCATGGTCGCGAACATCGACATGCTGCGGGCCTGCTCCAGCGCGACGAACATGTCGGCGGCGCGGTGCTGCAGCGTCTGGAAGCTGCCGATCGGCACGCCGAACTGCTTTCGCGTCTTGAGATATTCGATGGTGCTCTTCAGCGATTCATCCATCGCGCCGACCGCTTCCGCGCACATCGCGGTGCGGGCCTCATCGACCA includes:
- the maiA gene encoding maleylacetoacetate isomerase, giving the protein MKFFSFWRSLASFRVRIALNLKNVPAEVIFVDIDANAHRDPEYRKINPQMALPALVEDDGTTLFQSLAILEYLDEKYPSPPLLPTDLNGRARVRALALMVACEGHPLLTPRVRRYLDHELNLRDTQQAAWRRHWTVETLTGLEGHLADNKATGRFCHGDAPTLADICVVGHVTVAITQQIDLKIYPTVKRIFETAMALPEFANAHPLAQPDTPEAMRAKA
- a CDS encoding glutathione S-transferase family protein — translated: MILIGQFDSPFVRRVAIAMRLYGIEFEHKPWSTFGDADKIAAYNPLRRVPTLVLDSGEALIESAMILDYLDDRVGEGKAMIAKSGEARWKHQRICALAMGLGDKGVSLLYERVLRKDKQLELWVERCKTQISGVLEVLEKERAAVKAPYWSGDRIGHADIAVACVLRFVGEAHPPLFDARYPALKAHSERCEALPPFQGIVQPLAPPKG
- a CDS encoding DUF6636 domain-containing protein, which translates into the protein MRTLPMLSALFLLTVAATANAQTTPAGFQSPSKNIACQYFDYDKQNILRCDISTMDTKPRRPADCELDYGGAFEMNAKGAAARICHGDTVMDKSLPVLGYGEVWQRGGFTCKSEQAGVTCFNTERRGFSLAKAKQEVF
- a CDS encoding GNAT family N-acetyltransferase, which codes for MILPDGYFDIPAGKVAAIVTHLEMTARPTPRPDPAGAWSLRRVETPPLDWFRDLYRRIGEEWLWISRIRMSDAELAAHLHSPQLEVYALVDDGGDEGLLELDFREPGQCEIVMFGVTAKLVGSGAGRWLMDRALDIAWSRPIDRLWLHTCTFDHPAALAFYQRSGFRPFRRQVEVTDDPRLDGTVARDVAKHVPVIE
- the glpK gene encoding glycerol kinase GlpK gives rise to the protein MSFVLAIDQGTTSSRAMVFRSDISIAATAQQEFPQHFPASGWVEHEPEDIWTSTMTVCRQALEKAGLNAKDIAAIGITNQRETTVVWDRATGQAVHRAIVWQDRRTADICAKLKAEGHEPAISAKTGLIIDPYFSGTKVAWILDHVPGARERAGRGELMFGTVDCYLLWRLTGGKVHATDATNASRTLLFNIHTGEWDDDLLKLLRVPRSMLPEVKDSSAKFGDSDADLLGGSIPIAGIAGDQQAATIGQACFTPGMIKSTYGTGCFALLNTGTTPVASKNKLLTTIAYQLGGKRTYALEGSIFVAGSAVQWLRDGLGIIKQASETGPLADKSDSMQSVYLVPSFVGMGAPYWNPRVRGALFGLTRNTGPAELAHAALESVCYQTFDLWAAMRADWPDATAANIVLRVDGGMTASDWTMQRLADLLDAPVDRPMIQETTALGAAYLAGLFAGVYPEPARFADNWRLEHRFKPNMSKATRERKLAGWARAVKGVLASDEGE
- a CDS encoding SDR family oxidoreductase, giving the protein MKNTPFDLTGRVAVITGSSRGIGRSSAELLAKLGAKVVISSRKADACHEVAEGIKRSGGNAHVIACNISRREEVEALISGTTKHYGKVDILVCNAAVNPYYGPLLDIKDEAFDKIMSSNVKSNIWLCALAIPQMAERGNGSVVIISSIGGLRGSTVIGAYGISKAADFALCRSLAGEWGPKGVRVNCVAPGLVKTDFARALWEDPENLKRRTASTPLRRIGEPDEIAGAVAYLSSDASTFMTGQTIVVDGGVTTAAT